From one Panicum virgatum strain AP13 unplaced genomic scaffold, P.virgatum_v5 scaffold_5465, whole genome shotgun sequence genomic stretch:
- the LOC120694392 gene encoding uncharacterized protein LOC120694392: MAGVGSEDEDGGGLLTPRTKGIVQHFQKQVREYTLGIDNDLQVINEKIGQMEAAQISNNTKLAGLETTVARVDKSLAALLRRFDELHAKTNDQHRGRGEEDEDGAKNSGADYAADTEVEDRGQRHLRRNRRGMGGQRPHEVHNNDIAFSKIKFKIPSFDGKYDPDAYLTWEMAVEQKFTCHDFPENACVRAATSEFTDFASVWW, from the coding sequence ATGGCAGGTGTAGGgagtgaggatgaggatggtggAGGTCTGCTTACACCTCGCACCAAAGGCATTGTACAGCATTTTCAAAAGCAAGTGAGGGAGTACACCCTTGGAATTGATAATGATTTGCAGGtgataaatgagaagattgGGCAAATGGAGGCCGCACAGATTTCCAACAACACCAAGCTTGCAGGTTTGGAGACGACGGTTGCTCGCGTGGACAAGAGTCTCGCTGCTCTTCTAAGGCGCTTTGATGAGCTCCACGCGAAGACGAATGATCAGCATAGAGGACGTGGCGAAGAGGATGAGGACGGCGCAAAAAATTCAGGTGCTGATTATGCTGCTGACACCGAAGTTGAGGATCGAGGCCAGCGACATCTACGTCGTAACCGTCGAGGTATGGGTGGACAACGTCCACATGAGGTACATAACAATGACATTGCTTTCAGTAAGATAAAATTTAAGATACCCTCTTTTGATGGTAAATATGATCCAGATGCTTATCTTACTTGGGAGATGGCTGTTGAACAAAAATTTACTTGTCATGATTTTCCTGAAAATGCATGTGTTAGGGCTGCAACTAGTGAATTCACTGATTTTGCTTCCGTTTGGTGG